Genomic window (Euzebya rosea):
AGCTCGTCCTGACCGCGCTCGGCGCCGGTGTCGGCTACGTCGTCGGTGGCGTCCTCGGCCGATTCGCGCAGTCGCGGATGTCCGACGTCGAGCGGACCCTCCAGGAGGTCTCCGCCAGCGAGATCGTGGCCGGAACGGCCGGCATGCTCCTCGGCCTGGTCATCGCCGCGGGGGTCACCTGGCCGGTCCTGCTGTTCGGGGGCAAGGCCTTCACCGTCCCCATGGCCGTCATCGTGATGGCCACCATGGCCTGGGCGGGGATGCGGCTGGGTCGCAGCCGAGCCGGCGACCTGCTCCGGTTCCTCGGTGCGGGAGGTCGCCTGCCCTCCAGCAGCGGCCGGGCCCGCGGGTCGGCCTACAAGCTGCTCGACAGCTCGGCGCTCGTCGACGGTCGCCTGGTCGACGTCTGCCGCGACGGGTGGATGGAGGGGATCCTGCTCGTGCCCGAGTTCGTCCTCTACGAGCTGCAGGGCCTCGCGGACTCCGCGGACCCGGAACGTCGAGGCAGGGGGCAGCGGGGGCTGGACACCCTTGCCTCGCTCCAGCGGCTGTCCTCGATCGGGGTCGAGGTGCTCGAGGACGACCCCGGTGGAGAAGAGGTCGACACCAAGCTGCTCAAGCTCGCCCGTCTCCGCGGCACCCCGCTCGTGACGACCGACGGGAACCTGGCGCGGGTCGCGGAGGTGCAGGGCATCCCCGTGCGCAACCTCCACAGCCTCGCCGAGAGCCTGCGACCGCCGGTCCTTCCCGGGCAGGTACTGCCCCTGACGGTGGCGAAGCGGGGCCGGGAGGAGGGGCAGGGGGTCGGCTACCTGCCCGACGGCACCATGGTGGTCGTCGAACGTGCGGGCGACCGCATCGGTGACGACCTCTCCGTGGAGGTCACGAGCATCGTGTCGACGTCCCGAGGCCGGATGTTGTTCGCGTCGGTGCTCGAGGCCGATGATCCGACACCCCGGCCACGGCTGCTGCGGGGCGACGCCGGATGAGCGGACGCCCGGCGATCCGCGTCGGGCTCGTGATCGTGGCCGCGGGATCGGGTACACGGCTCGGCCACGACCATCCCAAGGCGTTCGTCGAGCTCGGCGGCCGCAGCCTGCTCGCACATGCCCTCGATCGGCTGGCGTCGGCAGCCGACGACGTTGTCGTCGTGGGTCCACCCACCCACATGGAGCAGGCCCTGGCGCAGGTCGAGCGGATGGGACCCGGCACACGGGTCGTGCCCGGCGGCGCCACCCGGACCGGCTCGGTGGCGGCGGGGATGGCTGCGCTGGGCGCGGTCGACGTCATCGCCGTGCACGACGCTGCGCGGCCCCTGGTGGACGCCGCCGCCTTGCGGCGGGCAGTCGCCGCGGTGGTGGACGGCGCCGACGCATCGGCTCCAGCCCTCCCGGTCACCGACACGCTGAAGGAGGTCGCCGACGGAGAGGTGGTGATCCGCACCGTCGACCGCGCGTCCCTGCGAGCCGTCCAGACCCCGCAGGTCTTCCGTGCCGAGGTGCTCCACGCAGCGCACGCCCGAGGGGTCGACGCGACCGACGACCTCGCCCTCGTCGAGGCGGGGGGCGGCACGGTGGTGTTGGTCCCGGGGAGCGCCCGCTACCTGAAGGTGACCTATCCCGACGACCTGCTGCTGGCCGAGGCCTTCCTCGCGTCGGGCGACCACGAGGAGCGCGCGTGACCATCCGCATCGGACAGGGCGTGGACGCCCACGCCTTCGCCACCGACGAGCGGCCGCTCCGGCTCGGCGGCGTGGTCATCCCGGGGGCACCGGGCCTCGATGGTCACAGTGATGCGGACGTGGTCCTGCATGCCATCGTCGATGCGCTGCTGGGCGCCGTCGCGATGGGTGACATCGGCGACCTCGTGGGCGTCGACGAACCCGGGACGAAGGGGGCGGACAGCGCCACCTTCGTCGCGCTGGCCCGCGATCGGCTGGCCGCCGAGGGGTGGCGGACGGTCAACGTCGACGCCACGGTGCTGGCCCAGAAGCCACGCCTGTCGCCGCATGTCCCGGCGATGCGGCGTGCGACGGCCGAGGCCCTCGCCGTGCCCGTCGACGCGGTGTCGGTCAAGGCAACGACGACTGATCGGCTCGGGATGGTGGGCCGCGGGGAAGGGATCGCCTGCACGGCGGTCGTCCTGGTGGAACGGGTGCGCTGACCCCGACGAGCGGTCGGGACGTCCGCCGAGCGCCCGGTGGGGCTAGAGGATGGCCATCGCCGCGAGGCCCAGCCCCGTCAGGCTGCAGAGCACCGCGAAAAGGGCGCGCTTCACTCGCTCGTTGCGGTGGTAGTTCTGGGTCGAGAAGCCGAACGCCTGACGTTCGACCCGACGGATGACCTGTTCGTCGCGCAGGCGGGACAGGACGTTCTGGCGTGGCGGGGTGTAGTCCATCGCCTTTTCATCGGTCACGGACCACCCGTCCTTTATTACTTTCTGCCGTCGACGAATACACGCTGTCGTCACCCCTCGAGCCCGTTCGGCGTCAGTCATTCAGCGTACCCGCCCCTGGTGGTCGTGCCCGGACGTCACGGTGCGTGCGGCTGTGCACACGGGTCAGGGGCGGCGCCGTACGGTGGAGGGGTGAGCCCACGCAACCGTCGACCGTCTCGCCCGACCACCACCCGTCCATCGGAGGTCCGCGGTGGCGACGGTCGATCCGACCGCTACGTGATCCCGGGCCGGCAGCCCGTTCGCGAGGCGATCCGCGCAGGTCGCGACCTCGAGGCGGTCATCATCGACACCCGCCAGGTCGACGCCCTGGCAGACCTGGCGCAGGCGGCTGCGGATGCGGGGGTGACGCTGCGCACCGCGAGCAGGGACGAGATGGATGCGTTGACCGGAGAGGTGCGCCACCAGGGGGTCGTTGCCCTGGCCGCCCCGTTCGCCTACGCCTCCATGGATCGGCTCGCCACCGCCGACCTCGTCCTGGTCCTCGACGGCGTGACCGACCCCCGCAACCTGGGGGCCATCGCGCGCGTGGCCGAGCAGGCGGGCGCTGGTGGCATCGTGATCCGGTCCAAGCGAGCCGCGTCGCCGTCCCCTGCGGCAGAGAAGGCCGCGGCCGGTGCGCTCTCGTGGGTGCCGGTCGTGGTCGCCACCAACATCACCAGGGCCGTGGAGGAGCTTCGCGACCACGGCTTGTGGTCCCTCGGGCTCGCGGGGGACGCTCCCCGGACGATCTGGGACGAACCCCTGCTGGACGAGCGCGTGGCGCTGGTCATCGGCGAGGAGGGTGCCGGTCTGTCGCGCCTCGTCGCGGAACGGGTGGACGCGCTGGTCTCCATCCCGATGGCGGGCAGGCTCGACTCGCTGAACGCGGCGACCGCCACCGCGGTCACCGCCTTCGAGTGGTCACGGCGCCATCACAACGGGTAGTCGAGCGTTGCAGTGGGTGCGCGGCTCGAGGTGCGGTCGCGCGGTTGGCGCCCGACCCGCTCGTGACGGATCCCAAGCCCGCCCTCGACGGCTCGTGACTCTTACGGTATTTTGCCAGTGACTAGTCGTGACTACGTAAACTCTCGGCAACGCGCTGCCAACGGGGGTTTGCAGTTGCTGACTACCGCCGCAGTACCAGCCGCCGCTCATGGAGGGCAACTTGCCGCCGACCGCAGTACCCAGCCACAGGACCAGCATGGGTTCGTCGACCCCGCTCGGAGGTGCTGCTGCCAGCGACGAGGAGCTGGTCTCCAGGACCTGGAACGGCGACAGCGAAGCCCTCGACCAGCTGCTGGACCGATACCGCGGGTTCGTCCGCATGAAGGCTCGTTCGTACTTCCTCGTGGGTGCCGACCGCGAGGACGTCGTGCAGGAGGGCATGGTGGGCCTCTACAAGGCCATCCGTGACTACGACCCGACGCACGAGGCGTCCTTCAGGGGGTTCGCCGAGCTCTGCGTCGTCAGGCAGATCATCACGGCGATCAAGACCGCGACGCGCCAGAAGCACGCGCCCCTGAACTCCTACGTGTCCCTGCACGCCAAGGTCAGCGACGAGGACTCCGACACCGAGCTGGGCGAGCAGTTCGACGGGGGCGAGGACCCAGCCGACAGCATCGTGCAGCAGGGTGAGATGGCCTCCATCCGCAGCTACTTCGGCCAGATCCTCTCCGACCTCGAGGCCGAGGTGCTGCAGCGCTACCTCGACGGGGAGACCTACGCCGAGATCGCCGAGGGACTCGAGCGCCAGGTCAAGTCCATCGACAACGCCATCCAGCGCATCAAGCGCAAGCTGGAGGGTTACCTCGAGGAGCGCAAGGTCCTCGTCTGATGGTGTGACGGTGCGTGCAGAACGACTGAACCGGTTGTAGTCCATCGTCGCCCGGTGTGGCGGACCGCGGTAGCGTCGGATGACGTGACGCACCTCGACCACACCACGATCACCGATCGACTCGAGCGAATCGCCCGGGCCATCGAGCTCGGGTGCGTGGCGGCCGACACCGCCCCGCACGCAACCGTGCGGCAGGCGTTGGTGGACACCGTGTGGGAGGCGGTTGCCCTCGGCCACCAGCTGACCCGGGACGTGGCCTACGACGACCTGTGGAGCGAGCTGGACGGCCTGCTTGCCCGCTGGGACCAGATCCGTGGGTGCGCGGAGGCCGTGGCGTTGATCGACGGTGCCGTGATCGGTGCCGCCGTCGCGGCTGCCGACACCGTGGAGACGCTGACCGTCCTGCGGGACGCGATCGACACCATCGACGACACCCAGCTCGTGCTTGCCGCCCGTCCCGGCGAACAACCGGCCACGACCCAGCTGGCCAGCGCCATGGCGACCCTGGAATCGGCTGGTGATCGGGCGTTCGTGGCCGCCCTCGGCAACGACGTGCTCGGTCGCCTCGACGCCGCCATGGCCCTGCTGACCACCTGCGCCGCACGGGCCAGCCGGGAACGCACGATCGCCCGAACACGCCGCCGCTGACCCGCACGCCCGGTCGGTTGGCGCGACGGCGACGAGGGGTAGCCTGCAGAGCCGACCCAAGAGCCCGCCCGATCGAAGACACGCCTTGAAATCATCAAACCTGACCAGGGACGAAGCCGCTGTCCGCGCCGACCTGATCCGGAACGTGGCCTACGAGATCGACCTCGACCTGACCGGGACCGAGGACGACACGTTCACCTCCACGGTCCGGATCACCTTCGACGCCAACGACCCGTCCGCCGAGACCTTCCTCGACCTGGCCGCTCGCCGGGTCGACTCCGTCGTCGTCAACGGGACCGCGGTGGAAGATGCCTACGCCGACGGGCGGATCCGCCTGACCTCCCTCGCCGACCACAACGTGGTCGAGGTCTCGGCGCAGTGCGCCTACAGCCGTTCGGGTGTCGGCATGCACCGGTTCGTCGACCCTGTCGACCAGGAGGTGTTCCTCTACACCCAGTTCGAGCCGCAGGACGCCCACCGCGTCTACGCGTGCTTCGACCAGCCCGACATCAAGGCCCCCATCACGATGTCGGCCACGGCACCCGCCGGGTGGGAGGTCGTGTCCAACGCACGCGTGGCCTCGCGTCCCGATGCGGGCACCGCGGGCCGCTGGGCCTTCGAGCCGACCGAACCCATCTCCACCTACATCTCGGCGCTCGTGGCAGGGCCCTACCACCGTGTCGACGCCCGTCACGGCGACGTGGAGCTCGGCATCTACTGCCGCAAGTCGATGGCGGAGTACCTCGACCCGGACGAGATCATCGAGCTGACCGCCCAGGGGCTCGACTACTTCGCCGAACGCTTCGACATGGCCTACCCCTTCGGCAAGTACGACCAGCTGTTCGTGCCCGAGTTCAACTTCGGTGCCATGGAGAACCCCGGGTGCGTCACGTTCAGCGAGCGGTACGTCTTCCGTTCCAGGGTGACCCAGGCGGCCCGGTTGTCCCGCGCGAACACCATCCTGCACGAGATGGCCCACATGTGGTTCGGCGACCTCGTCACCATGCGGTGGTGGGACGACCTCTGGCTCAACGAGTCGTTCGCCACGTTCATGGCCCACAAGGCCGTGGCCGAGGCCACACGGTTCGGCGAGGACTCGTGGGCCGACTTCGCCCATTCGATGAAGGCATGGGCCTACCAGCAGGACCAGCTGCCGAGCACGCATCCCATCGTCGCCGACATCCTCGACACCGAGTCGGTGATGGCCAACTTCGACGGCATCACCTACGCCAAGGGCGCCAGCGTGCTCAAGCAGCTGCACGCCTGGGTGGGTGAGGACGCGTTCATCGAGGGCCTGCGCGATCACTTCCAGCGCCACGCGTGGGGGAACGCGGAGCTGGCGGACTTCCTCGACGCCCTCGAGGGACCGTCCGGCCGTGCGCTGGGCTCGTGGTCGAAGTCCTGGCTCGAGACCGCCGGCGTGGCGACGCTGTCGGCCCGGATCGACACCGACGACGACGATGTCATGACCGCCGTGGAGATAGCCCAGGTGGCACCGCCCGCGCATCCGACCCTGCGTCCGCACCGGTTGGGCATCGGCCTGTACGCGACCGCGGATGGTGTGCTGATGCGAACCGACTTCGTCGAGGTCGACATCGACGGGCCGTCGACCACGGTCGACGCGCTGGCGGGACGGCCCCGACCGGACCTGCTCCTCCTCAACGACCAGGACCTGGCCTACGCCAAGGTTCGCCTCGACAGCCGCTCGATCGAGGCGCTGGAACGGTCCCTCGGCACGATGTCCGACGGTGTCGCCC
Coding sequences:
- the ispD gene encoding 2-C-methyl-D-erythritol 4-phosphate cytidylyltransferase is translated as MSGRPAIRVGLVIVAAGSGTRLGHDHPKAFVELGGRSLLAHALDRLASAADDVVVVGPPTHMEQALAQVERMGPGTRVVPGGATRTGSVAAGMAALGAVDVIAVHDAARPLVDAAALRRAVAAVVDGADASAPALPVTDTLKEVADGEVVIRTVDRASLRAVQTPQVFRAEVLHAAHARGVDATDDLALVEAGGGTVVLVPGSARYLKVTYPDDLLLAEAFLASGDHEERA
- a CDS encoding PIN/TRAM domain-containing protein — protein: MARSSSDVPGGVVFVELIRLAVVVLATAISLDVSSRMGADEGAGQLVLTALGAGVGYVVGGVLGRFAQSRMSDVERTLQEVSASEIVAGTAGMLLGLVIAAGVTWPVLLFGGKAFTVPMAVIVMATMAWAGMRLGRSRAGDLLRFLGAGGRLPSSSGRARGSAYKLLDSSALVDGRLVDVCRDGWMEGILLVPEFVLYELQGLADSADPERRGRGQRGLDTLASLQRLSSIGVEVLEDDPGGEEVDTKLLKLARLRGTPLVTTDGNLARVAEVQGIPVRNLHSLAESLRPPVLPGQVLPLTVAKRGREEGQGVGYLPDGTMVVVERAGDRIGDDLSVEVTSIVSTSRGRMLFASVLEADDPTPRPRLLRGDAG
- the ispF gene encoding 2-C-methyl-D-erythritol 2,4-cyclodiphosphate synthase; its protein translation is MRIGQGVDAHAFATDERPLRLGGVVIPGAPGLDGHSDADVVLHAIVDALLGAVAMGDIGDLVGVDEPGTKGADSATFVALARDRLAAEGWRTVNVDATVLAQKPRLSPHVPAMRRATAEALAVPVDAVSVKATTTDRLGMVGRGEGIACTAVVLVERVR
- the pepN gene encoding aminopeptidase N, giving the protein MKSSNLTRDEAAVRADLIRNVAYEIDLDLTGTEDDTFTSTVRITFDANDPSAETFLDLAARRVDSVVVNGTAVEDAYADGRIRLTSLADHNVVEVSAQCAYSRSGVGMHRFVDPVDQEVFLYTQFEPQDAHRVYACFDQPDIKAPITMSATAPAGWEVVSNARVASRPDAGTAGRWAFEPTEPISTYISALVAGPYHRVDARHGDVELGIYCRKSMAEYLDPDEIIELTAQGLDYFAERFDMAYPFGKYDQLFVPEFNFGAMENPGCVTFSERYVFRSRVTQAARLSRANTILHEMAHMWFGDLVTMRWWDDLWLNESFATFMAHKAVAEATRFGEDSWADFAHSMKAWAYQQDQLPSTHPIVADILDTESVMANFDGITYAKGASVLKQLHAWVGEDAFIEGLRDHFQRHAWGNAELADFLDALEGPSGRALGSWSKSWLETAGVATLSARIDTDDDDVMTAVEIAQVAPPAHPTLRPHRLGIGLYATADGVLMRTDFVEVDIDGPSTTVDALAGRPRPDLLLLNDQDLAYAKVRLDSRSIEALERSLGTMSDGVARAVSWGSLWDATRDAELAARRFADLVCEHGPVEADVSVLQTLLRQAFACADRYGDPANRTALRERIAATSRAGLDRAEPGSDRQLIWARAVISSRTDAAFVAGLLDGSTLVEGLTVDTDLRWFALGHLAAMGEADADAIARELERDPTDVGRRGAETALAARPTADAKAEAWRRAMDTSSAMHTRRAVLRGFWQVEQSDVLADYASTAWVEALPSLWHQVSGEEGLTMTEAIYPHPMISEDVVAAADRAFDADLPGIAKRSVSEGRDATQRALRARVVDG
- the sigH gene encoding RNA polymerase sporulation sigma factor SigH gives rise to the protein MGSSTPLGGAAASDEELVSRTWNGDSEALDQLLDRYRGFVRMKARSYFLVGADREDVVQEGMVGLYKAIRDYDPTHEASFRGFAELCVVRQIITAIKTATRQKHAPLNSYVSLHAKVSDEDSDTELGEQFDGGEDPADSIVQQGEMASIRSYFGQILSDLEAEVLQRYLDGETYAEIAEGLERQVKSIDNAIQRIKRKLEGYLEERKVLV
- the rlmB gene encoding 23S rRNA (guanosine(2251)-2'-O)-methyltransferase RlmB, with protein sequence MSPRNRRPSRPTTTRPSEVRGGDGRSDRYVIPGRQPVREAIRAGRDLEAVIIDTRQVDALADLAQAAADAGVTLRTASRDEMDALTGEVRHQGVVALAAPFAYASMDRLATADLVLVLDGVTDPRNLGAIARVAEQAGAGGIVIRSKRAASPSPAAEKAAAGALSWVPVVVATNITRAVEELRDHGLWSLGLAGDAPRTIWDEPLLDERVALVIGEEGAGLSRLVAERVDALVSIPMAGRLDSLNAATATAVTAFEWSRRHHNG